In one window of Zingiber officinale cultivar Zhangliang chromosome 11A, Zo_v1.1, whole genome shotgun sequence DNA:
- the LOC122031350 gene encoding lysine-rich arabinogalactan protein 19-like, whose translation MRRNECVSRRGARWSCKRTLESLATESPETSVGVEPTGQGQTPHGTASASGSQTSMVLEVPTPIVLAIPTPTVFTVPPAVPPTTYLTSPQVMPTTYLAPPLVMPMTYPAPPPAVLAVVYLASAPAALVTPTVPLVVPTYIDPVVPPATSAPAYAAAPGIPPPTYPEVPLVVPTAVVPPVPATVPTHLIDIVVA comes from the coding sequence ATGAGGCGAAATGAGTGTGTTTCGAGACGTGGTGCAAGATGGTCATGCAAGAGGACATTGGAATCCCTGGCAACAGAGTCGCCAGAGACATCTGTTGGGGTTGAGCCTaccggtcagggacagactccgcATGGTACTGCGAGCGCGTCGGGCTCACAGACTTCGATGGTTTTAGAGGTGCCTACCCCAATCGTACTCGCCATACCCACTCCTACGGTATTCACAGTGCCACCAGCGGTGCCACCTACGACATATCTGACATCTCCTCAAGTCATGCCTACGACATATCTAGCACCTCCTCTAGTCATGCCTATGACATATCCGGCACCTCCTCCAGCAGTACTTGCTGTTGTGTACCTAGCATCCGCACCAGCAGCACTAGTTACACCTACCGTACCTCTAGTCGTGCCCACCTATATTGACCCTGTAGTGCCACCAGCGACATCTGCCCCAGcttatgcagcagcaccgggGATACCTCCCCCGACCTATCCAGAGGTACCACTTGTAGTACCAACtgcagtggttccgccagttcccgcAACAGTCCCTACTCACCTGATTGATATAGTTGTGGCATGA